The Citrifermentans bemidjiense Bem genome window below encodes:
- the upp gene encoding uracil phosphoribosyltransferase, which produces MSVHEVNHPLVKHKIGLMREAGISTKKFRELTSEIACLLAYEASRDFQIEPRTITGWDGSKVMIQQLKGKKVTVVPILRAGIGMLDGVLDMIPNAKVSVVGLARNEETLEAHTYFERFVGSLDERLALIIDPMLATGGSMAATIEMLKKNGCLQIRVLCLVAAPEGLAKITAAYPEIDIYVAAIDERLNEQGYILPGLGDAGDKIFGTK; this is translated from the coding sequence ATGAGTGTCCACGAAGTAAACCATCCGTTGGTGAAGCACAAGATCGGCCTGATGCGCGAGGCCGGGATCAGCACCAAGAAGTTCCGCGAACTCACCTCGGAGATCGCCTGCCTGCTAGCTTACGAGGCCAGCAGGGATTTCCAGATCGAGCCTAGAACCATCACCGGCTGGGACGGCAGCAAGGTAATGATCCAGCAGTTGAAAGGGAAGAAGGTGACGGTGGTCCCGATCCTGCGCGCCGGCATCGGCATGCTGGACGGCGTACTGGACATGATCCCCAACGCCAAGGTGAGCGTGGTGGGGCTGGCCCGCAACGAAGAGACGCTGGAGGCGCATACCTATTTCGAGAGGTTCGTCGGGAGCCTGGACGAGCGTCTTGCCCTCATCATCGACCCCATGCTCGCTACCGGCGGGTCCATGGCCGCCACCATAGAGATGCTCAAGAAGAACGGCTGCCTCCAGATCCGCGTCCTTTGCCTCGTCGCCGCTCCGGAAGGACTGGCGAAGATCACCGCTGCCTACCCGGAGATCGACATCTACGTCGCGGCGATCGACGAACGGTTGAACGAGCAAGGGTACATCCTCCCTGGCTTGGGAGACGCCGGCGACAAGATCTTCGGCACCAAGTAA
- the bfr gene encoding bacterioferritin — translation MKGNERVIEQLNVRLAEELTATNQYMVHAEMCENWGYKRLHAKIRERAIVEMKHAEKLIERILFLEGRPIVSRLDPIHIGGEIPKMHQFDHALEETAIKGYNESIRLAVELGDNGTRELLQSILDQEEEHIDDIEAQLDQIVQMGVQNYLVDQVG, via the coding sequence ATGAAGGGGAATGAAAGGGTGATTGAACAGTTGAACGTGCGCCTGGCCGAAGAACTGACTGCGACCAACCAGTACATGGTTCACGCGGAGATGTGCGAGAACTGGGGCTACAAGCGGCTGCACGCGAAGATCAGGGAGAGGGCGATCGTGGAGATGAAGCATGCCGAGAAACTGATCGAGCGGATACTCTTCCTGGAGGGGAGACCCATCGTCAGCAGGCTGGATCCGATCCATATCGGAGGCGAGATCCCCAAGATGCACCAGTTCGACCACGCCCTCGAGGAGACCGCCATAAAGGGGTACAACGAGAGCATCAGGCTTGCGGTGGAGCTGGGCGACAACGGGACGCGCGAGTTGCTGCAGTCGATCCTGGACCAGGAAGAGGAGCACATCGACGATATCGAGGCTCAGCTGGACCAGATCGTCCAGATGGGCGTGCAGAACTACCTGGTCGACCAGGTGGGGTGA
- a CDS encoding PAS domain-containing protein: protein MNELQDDELHRQLVQECNDAIIFSDRQGVIRLWNKGAERMLGFTAEEAIGRSLDIFIPENQRARHWEGYFRVMETGYTHYQTDLLAAPALRKDGTRISSEFSMTIIRDADGRVAGTAAVMRDVTAKWQKEKSLRARVAELEKELGQS, encoded by the coding sequence ATGAATGAATTACAGGACGATGAACTGCACCGGCAACTGGTGCAAGAGTGCAACGACGCCATCATCTTCTCCGACCGGCAGGGGGTAATCAGGCTCTGGAACAAGGGAGCCGAGCGGATGCTGGGGTTCACTGCGGAGGAGGCGATCGGCCGCTCGCTGGACATCTTCATCCCGGAGAACCAGCGCGCCCGCCACTGGGAAGGGTACTTCAGGGTGATGGAGACCGGCTACACCCACTATCAGACCGATCTCCTCGCGGCCCCCGCCCTGCGCAAGGACGGTACCCGCATTTCGTCGGAATTCTCCATGACCATCATCAGGGACGCAGACGGCCGGGTTGCCGGGACCGCAGCGGTGATGCGGGACGTAACTGCCAAGTGGCAAAAGGAAAAGTCGCTGCGGGCGAGGGTTGCGGAGCTGGAAAAGGAATTGGGCCAGAGCTGA
- a CDS encoding methyl-accepting chemotaxis protein — protein MFKNKLMHKILSIIGINLFIGITIVGCLAIWLQYRSSMELQAKNSRNMEAVIAEEVAAFMMKDDSKSVANLAKVAKEKRFGFDVQVYNKEGKDTVSEKVDRQVADSLASGKRMEIRQVLDGIHTLRSAVPLLNEERCKQCHDGSDKYLGALLLTSSMEEGYQSAIRMIAILLVAGIVFFLAMMLCMYLFFKKTVVRDLLFFSEKLKDIAEGEGDLTKEIPVRSSDEIGDLARHINHLVRKLRETVTVLYELAENISISLCHVSNRAQKTVGYSAEQKDRSETVAVATEEMAATLNLVAGNTHQAAGFSAEVDEAANRGMSVVDDACRSIVSVRENVAQTLDTVGKLESSSAQIGDIINLIEDIADQTKLLALNAAIEAARAGEHGRGFAVVADEVKMLSEKTATSTKEIAKIITNIQLESREAARSISQEQERVEDGVAKSTAARECLEKILGLAGETAQLINQIASATEEQSATTNEIADKIHNVSESASKVHADMTQSEKAFMELTGVAEQIFSTVGKFSVGNRHDEMKGAVCELRDRFLAAIDAGVAAGRITMADLSDRNYRPIPNTSPQKYNTAFDSFFDQFISPLQEETLSKNGDIFFAICVDDRGYTASHNLRYSKPLTGDPDLDRVNNRTKRIFDDKTGLKAAQNVEPFLLQTYMRDTGEVMNDISTPISINNRHWGAVRLGYRAE, from the coding sequence ATGTTCAAGAACAAACTGATGCACAAAATACTGTCGATAATAGGGATCAACCTCTTTATCGGCATCACCATTGTCGGTTGCCTCGCCATTTGGCTGCAGTACCGATCAAGCATGGAGTTGCAGGCCAAAAACAGCCGTAACATGGAAGCCGTCATCGCCGAGGAGGTCGCGGCCTTCATGATGAAGGATGATTCCAAGTCGGTGGCGAACCTGGCCAAGGTGGCCAAGGAGAAACGGTTCGGCTTCGATGTCCAGGTCTATAACAAGGAAGGGAAGGATACTGTCTCGGAGAAGGTGGACCGGCAGGTGGCCGACAGTCTCGCCTCCGGCAAGCGGATGGAGATCAGGCAGGTTCTGGACGGGATACACACGCTCCGCTCGGCGGTCCCGCTTTTGAACGAGGAACGCTGCAAGCAGTGCCACGACGGCTCTGACAAGTACTTAGGCGCGCTGCTCCTCACGTCTTCCATGGAGGAGGGGTACCAGAGCGCGATCAGGATGATAGCGATCCTGCTCGTCGCCGGCATCGTGTTCTTCCTGGCCATGATGCTTTGCATGTACCTCTTCTTCAAGAAGACCGTGGTGCGCGACCTGCTCTTTTTCTCAGAGAAGCTCAAAGACATAGCAGAAGGGGAAGGGGATCTCACCAAGGAGATTCCGGTCCGCTCCAGTGACGAGATCGGGGATCTGGCGCGGCACATCAACCACCTGGTGCGAAAACTCAGGGAGACGGTCACGGTGCTGTACGAATTGGCCGAGAACATCTCCATCTCCCTTTGCCATGTCTCCAACCGGGCGCAGAAAACGGTGGGCTACTCGGCCGAGCAGAAGGACCGTTCCGAGACGGTGGCGGTGGCTACCGAGGAGATGGCTGCCACCCTAAACCTGGTCGCCGGCAACACGCACCAGGCTGCGGGCTTCTCGGCTGAGGTGGATGAGGCCGCCAACCGGGGGATGTCGGTTGTGGACGACGCCTGTCGGAGTATCGTCTCGGTGCGGGAGAACGTGGCGCAGACCCTGGATACGGTGGGAAAACTGGAATCCTCGTCGGCGCAGATAGGCGACATCATCAACCTGATCGAGGACATCGCGGACCAGACCAAACTGCTCGCCCTCAACGCCGCCATCGAAGCGGCCCGGGCCGGGGAACATGGACGCGGCTTTGCTGTCGTCGCCGACGAGGTGAAGATGCTCTCGGAAAAGACGGCGACCTCCACCAAGGAGATCGCCAAGATCATCACCAACATCCAGCTGGAAAGCCGCGAGGCGGCGAGATCCATCTCGCAGGAACAGGAACGGGTGGAAGACGGCGTCGCCAAGTCGACGGCTGCCAGGGAGTGCCTGGAGAAAATCCTCGGTCTGGCAGGCGAGACGGCGCAGCTGATAAACCAGATCGCCTCGGCCACAGAAGAACAAAGCGCCACCACCAACGAGATTGCCGACAAGATCCACAACGTCTCCGAGTCAGCCTCGAAGGTGCATGCGGACATGACTCAGAGCGAAAAGGCGTTCATGGAGCTGACCGGGGTGGCGGAGCAGATCTTCTCCACGGTAGGCAAGTTCAGCGTCGGCAACCGTCACGACGAGATGAAAGGTGCGGTCTGCGAGTTGCGGGACCGGTTCCTGGCCGCCATAGATGCGGGGGTTGCTGCGGGAAGGATAACCATGGCCGACCTGAGCGACAGGAACTACCGCCCCATCCCGAACACATCGCCGCAAAAGTACAACACCGCCTTCGACAGTTTCTTCGACCAATTCATCTCGCCGCTCCAGGAGGAGACCCTGTCCAAAAACGGCGACATATTCTTCGCCATATGCGTTGACGACCGCGGCTACACCGCGAGCCACAACCTGCGCTATTCCAAGCCCCTCACCGGCGACCCCGATCTGGACCGGGTGAACAACCGCACCAAGAGGATCTTCGACGACAAGACCGGGTTGAAGGCGGCCCAAAACGTCGAGCCGTTCCTGCTGCAGACCTACATGAGGGACACCGGCGAGGTCATGAACGACATCTCCACGCCGATAAGCATCAACAACCGCCACTGGGGCGCCGTGCGCCTCGGCTACCGGGCGGAGTAG
- a CDS encoding uracil-xanthine permease family protein: protein MSQAKEPVWRQALSGAQILFVAFGALVLVPILTGLNPSMALLGAGVGTLIFQLCTKREVPIFLGSSFAFIAPIVYSVQTWGMPATLGGLFAAGWLYLALSLVIYLRGADFIHRIMPPVVVGPIIMVIGLGLAGVAVNMAMGKTGDGKGVLVDYETAILVAAVSLATTVAVAVRAKGIFRLLPVLSGVAVGYVLSIFLGLVDFTKIAAAPWIEVPTFVTPQFNWAAVLFMIPVALAPAIEHVGDVVAIGAVTGKDYTVKPGLHRTMLGDGLAVCTAALIGGPPVTTYAEVTGAVMITRCYNPVIMTWAAGFAIVMAFFGKFNAILQSIPVPVMGGIMMLLFGSIASVGLNTLIHAQVDMHRPRNLVIVSLVLVFGIGGLSLNVAGQHLHGVSLCGIAAILLNLVLPKGEAPPMGVETDDAEPETVP from the coding sequence ATGTCACAAGCAAAAGAACCGGTATGGCGCCAGGCGCTTTCCGGAGCGCAGATCCTTTTTGTCGCGTTCGGGGCACTGGTGCTGGTGCCGATTCTCACCGGGCTCAATCCGAGCATGGCGCTTTTGGGCGCCGGCGTGGGCACCCTCATCTTCCAGCTCTGCACCAAGCGCGAGGTCCCCATCTTCTTAGGCTCCTCCTTCGCCTTCATAGCGCCCATCGTCTACAGCGTCCAGACCTGGGGGATGCCGGCGACCTTGGGCGGGCTCTTCGCCGCGGGATGGCTCTACCTCGCGCTCTCCCTGGTGATCTACCTGCGCGGCGCGGATTTCATCCACCGCATCATGCCTCCCGTGGTGGTGGGCCCCATCATCATGGTCATCGGCCTGGGACTTGCCGGCGTCGCGGTCAACATGGCGATGGGCAAAACCGGAGACGGCAAGGGTGTGCTGGTCGATTACGAAACCGCCATCCTGGTGGCGGCGGTCTCGCTTGCCACGACCGTCGCGGTGGCCGTGCGCGCCAAGGGGATCTTCCGGCTCTTGCCGGTACTCTCCGGCGTCGCCGTCGGCTACGTCCTCTCCATCTTCCTGGGGCTGGTCGATTTCACCAAGATCGCCGCCGCCCCCTGGATCGAGGTGCCGACCTTCGTGACCCCGCAGTTCAACTGGGCGGCTGTCCTGTTCATGATCCCGGTGGCGCTTGCCCCGGCCATCGAGCATGTCGGCGACGTCGTCGCCATCGGGGCTGTGACCGGCAAGGATTACACCGTGAAGCCGGGCCTGCACCGCACCATGCTGGGGGACGGGCTCGCCGTCTGCACGGCCGCGCTGATCGGCGGCCCACCCGTCACCACCTATGCCGAGGTGACCGGGGCGGTGATGATCACCCGTTGCTACAACCCGGTCATCATGACCTGGGCCGCAGGCTTCGCCATCGTCATGGCCTTCTTCGGCAAGTTCAACGCCATCCTGCAGTCGATACCGGTGCCGGTCATGGGGGGGATCATGATGCTCCTCTTCGGCTCCATCGCATCGGTCGGTCTCAACACCCTGATCCACGCCCAGGTCGACATGCACCGCCCGCGCAACCTGGTCATCGTCTCGCTGGTTCTGGTCTTCGGCATCGGCGGCCTCAGCCTCAACGTTGCCGGGCAGCACCTGCACGGCGTCTCGCTCTGCGGCATCGCGGCAATCCTGCTCAACCTCGTCCTGCCCAAAGGCGAGGCACCACCGATGGGAGTTGAGACGGACGATGCGGAGCCGGAGACGGTCCCCTGA
- a CDS encoding rhomboid family intramembrane serine protease, producing the protein MSSTKCSRCGRQIDAREPQCIWCGAPRPSFGARFREMLRGGLDAGFVVQAIIAANALFYLLSLLVSGRRGFDMNPLSFLSPDQNSLLLLGATGTIPVLELGRVWSLISANYLHGGLLHILFNMMALRQIGPWVSAEFGASRMFVIYTLSGVAGYVASFFAGIPFTIGASASVCGLIGALFYFGKSRGGNYGAAVSREVSGWLISLVLFGLIMPGINNWGHGGGVVGGIVLAKLLGYQERSHENSAHRLLALICVVATVAVLCYAAYFSLAYRFS; encoded by the coding sequence ATGAGTTCCACAAAGTGTTCCAGATGCGGAAGACAGATAGATGCCAGGGAGCCTCAGTGCATCTGGTGCGGTGCGCCGCGTCCAAGCTTCGGCGCCAGGTTCAGAGAGATGCTGCGCGGAGGGCTCGATGCAGGCTTTGTGGTGCAGGCGATCATCGCTGCCAATGCGCTCTTCTACCTACTCTCGCTGCTGGTGAGCGGCAGGCGCGGGTTCGACATGAACCCCCTGAGCTTCCTGTCGCCGGACCAGAACAGCTTGCTGCTGCTGGGCGCCACGGGCACGATACCGGTGCTGGAGCTTGGGCGCGTCTGGAGCCTCATCTCCGCCAACTACCTGCACGGGGGGCTGCTGCACATCCTTTTCAACATGATGGCGCTGCGCCAGATCGGCCCTTGGGTCAGTGCGGAGTTCGGCGCGAGCCGCATGTTCGTCATCTATACCTTGAGCGGCGTTGCCGGCTACGTCGCCTCCTTCTTTGCCGGGATCCCCTTCACCATCGGCGCTTCCGCCTCCGTCTGCGGCCTGATCGGCGCCCTTTTCTATTTCGGCAAGAGCCGCGGCGGCAATTACGGCGCGGCCGTCTCCCGCGAGGTGAGCGGCTGGCTGATCAGCCTGGTCCTCTTCGGCCTGATCATGCCCGGCATCAACAACTGGGGGCATGGCGGCGGCGTAGTGGGGGGGATCGTGCTGGCGAAACTCCTGGGGTACCAGGAGCGGAGCCACGAGAACAGCGCGCACCGCCTGCTGGCGCTGATCTGCGTCGTCGCCACCGTGGCCGTCCTTTGCTATGCCGCCTATTTTTCCCTCGCCTACCGGTTCAGCTGA
- a CDS encoding acetyl-CoA hydrolase/transferase C-terminal domain-containing protein, with protein MSQYGTLQDRVKCKQLLNKVMAPEQTIEFFKNGMNLGWSGFTPAGYPKVVPIALADHVEKNNLQGKLRFNLFIGASVGAETEDRWATLDMIDRRWPYQTGKNIAAGINAGRIRMGDKHLSLFAQDLGYGFYTKDSESGKLDLAIIEVSAIKEDGSLVPTSSCGVIPEILMICDKIIVEVNTGQPSFEGIHDLLTPLTPPNRQILGITHAGERIGSTSIPCDPSKIVAVVESKLRDQGRAFAEQDDTSEAIANHIIDFFTHEVKAGRLPKNLLPIQSGVGSIANAVIGGLAKGPFSNLTVYTEVLQDTMLDLFDSGKLDAASSCSLSLSATPGFPRFFENMDKYFDKITLRPLSISNAPEPIRRLGCIAMNTPVEIDIYAHANSTLVGGTRMINGLGGSGDFLRNGFLKMMHTPSSRPSKTDPNGISCVVPHCSHIDHTEHDLDCVITEQGLADLRGMAPKERARRIIEKCAHPDYKPQLTEYLNIAEKECLAKKVGHEPQLWDRAFKMHLNLEKNGTMKLKNWDVKIDLCE; from the coding sequence ATGTCCCAGTACGGCACACTGCAAGACCGGGTAAAATGCAAACAACTATTGAACAAGGTCATGGCTCCCGAGCAGACTATTGAGTTCTTCAAGAACGGGATGAACCTTGGCTGGTCCGGTTTTACTCCGGCTGGTTACCCGAAAGTGGTGCCTATCGCCCTGGCTGACCATGTTGAGAAGAACAACCTGCAGGGCAAACTGAGATTCAACCTCTTTATCGGCGCTTCCGTCGGCGCCGAGACCGAAGACCGTTGGGCGACTCTGGACATGATCGACCGCCGCTGGCCGTACCAGACCGGCAAGAACATCGCAGCAGGCATCAACGCCGGCCGCATCCGCATGGGCGACAAGCACCTCTCCCTGTTCGCGCAGGACCTGGGCTACGGCTTCTACACCAAGGACTCCGAAAGCGGCAAGCTCGACCTCGCCATCATCGAAGTCTCCGCCATCAAAGAAGACGGCTCCCTGGTTCCGACCTCTTCCTGCGGCGTCATCCCCGAAATCCTCATGATCTGCGACAAGATCATCGTCGAGGTGAACACCGGACAGCCCTCCTTCGAAGGGATCCACGACCTCTTGACCCCGCTCACCCCGCCGAACCGCCAGATCCTCGGCATCACCCATGCCGGCGAGAGGATCGGTTCGACCTCGATCCCCTGCGACCCGAGCAAGATCGTCGCCGTGGTCGAGTCCAAGCTGCGCGACCAGGGGCGTGCCTTTGCCGAGCAGGACGACACCTCCGAGGCGATCGCAAACCACATCATCGACTTCTTCACCCACGAGGTGAAAGCCGGCCGTCTGCCGAAGAACCTCCTCCCGATCCAGTCGGGCGTAGGCTCCATCGCCAACGCCGTTATCGGCGGCCTCGCCAAGGGCCCCTTCTCCAACCTGACCGTCTACACCGAGGTGCTCCAGGACACCATGCTCGACCTGTTCGATTCCGGCAAGCTCGACGCGGCCTCCTCCTGCTCGCTCTCCCTCTCGGCGACCCCGGGCTTCCCGCGCTTCTTCGAGAACATGGACAAGTACTTCGACAAGATCACCCTGCGTCCGCTCTCCATCTCCAACGCTCCTGAGCCGATCCGCAGGCTTGGGTGCATCGCGATGAACACCCCGGTCGAGATCGACATCTACGCACACGCCAACTCCACCCTGGTCGGCGGTACCCGCATGATCAACGGCCTGGGCGGCTCGGGCGACTTCCTCAGGAACGGCTTCCTGAAGATGATGCACACCCCGTCCTCCCGTCCGAGCAAGACCGACCCCAACGGCATCTCCTGCGTGGTGCCGCACTGCTCGCACATCGACCACACCGAGCACGACCTCGACTGCGTCATCACCGAGCAGGGCCTGGCCGACCTGCGCGGCATGGCTCCGAAAGAGCGCGCCCGCCGCATCATCGAGAAGTGCGCGCACCCGGACTACAAGCCGCAGCTCACCGAGTACCTCAACATCGCCGAGAAAGAGTGCCTGGCGAAGAAGGTCGGCCACGAGCCGCAGCTTTGGGACCGCGCCTTCAAGATGCACCTCAACCTCGAGAAGAACGGCACCATGAAGCTCAAGAACTGGGACGTCAAGATCGACCTCTGCGAGTAA